From the Musa acuminata AAA Group cultivar baxijiao chromosome BXJ3-7, Cavendish_Baxijiao_AAA, whole genome shotgun sequence genome, one window contains:
- the LOC135642039 gene encoding uncharacterized protein LOC135642039 isoform X2 produces MAATVPPVAHVYFGKPMLPDVSRVLACLYEKDIAFELVDMYEGHRMPADILKLQATMRAPVPAFKDTDTFLLESRAICRYVSEKYAEHGNKYLLGRDLLDRGSIEQWLKTEEQSFNPPSWALVFHLAFAPLTNGNELDQSLVTESEKMLGNVLDVYEHRLRESKYLAGDEFTLADLSHLPNTHYLVNSRQWNHLFNSRKNIQRWWEKISNRPSWTKVVEMLNEVETPKSSAAEEVATAREAKISHLSQTPAAATASQTSPQSTPVVPQSTPEVKTSPQTAATASQASPQSTPVVPRSTPEVKTSPQTAATASQASPQSTPVVPRSTPEVKTSPQTAATASQASPQSTPVVPQSTPEVKTSPQTAATVSQASPQSTPVVPQSTPEVKTSPQTAATASQTSPRTAAPEPSSKPSLEQKSSKSSADKPDSAIDQQSSPKGPTSNLISQSEPATQPTPQSQQGTSEPKATSQPDSTASSTASDKPNSQPSGDKPAS; encoded by the exons ATGGCTGCGACGGTGCCGCCGGTGGCGCATGTGTACTTTGGGAAGCCCATGCTGCCGGATGTGTCGAGGGTGCTTGCTTGCCTCTACGAGAAGGATATCGCCTTCGAGCTGGTGGACATGTATGAAGGCCACCGCATGCCTGCAGACATCCTCAAACTCCAG GCCACCATGAGAGCTCCTGTCCCAGCCTTCAAAGACACAGACACATTCTTACTAG AATCCAGAGCCATATGTCGCTATGTGTCAGAGAAGTATGCAGAGCATGGAAACAAGTACCTTCTCGGGAGGGATCTACTCGACAGGGGATCCATCGAGCAATGGCTGAAGACAGAGGAGCAGAGCTTCAACCCTCCGAGCTGGGCATTAGTCTTCCACTTAGCGTTCGCCCCCCTGACAAATGGCAATGAACTGGATCAATCACTGGTCACCGAGAGCGAGAAGATGCTGGGTAATGTCCTGGATGTGTATGAGCATAGGCTGAGAGAGAGCAAGTACCTTGCGGGCGATGAATTCACTCTGGCAGACCTGTCTCACCTCCCAAACACTCATTACCTTGTCAACTCTAGGCAGTGGAACCACCTGTTTAATTCGAGGAAGAACATCCAGAGGTGGTGGGAGAAGATCTCGAACAGGCCTTCGTGGACAAAGGTCGTGGAAATGCTGAATGAGGTTGAAACTCCAAAGTCATCTGCTGCTGAAGAAGTTGCCACGGCTCGAGAGGCCAAAATTAGTCATCTTTCTCAAACTCCTGCAGCAGCTACAGCTTCTCAGACAAGTCCTCAATCAACTCCAGTTGTTCCTCAATCGACTCCTGAGGTCAAGACTAGTCCTCAGACAGCAGCTACAGCTTCTCAGGCAAGTCCTCAATCAACTCCAGTTGTTCCTCGATCGACTCCTGAGGTCAAGACTAGTCCTCAGACAGCAGCTACAGCTTCCCAGGCAAGTCCTCAATCAACTCCAGTTGTTCCTCGATCGACTCCTGAGGTCAAGACTAGTCCTCAGACAGCAGCTACAGCTTCTCAGGCCAGTCCTCAATCAACTCCAGTTGTTCCTCAATCGACTCCTGAGGTCAAGACTAGTCCTCAGACAGCAGCTACAGTTTCCCAGGCAAGTCCTCAATCAACTCCAGTTGTTCCTCAATCGACCCCTGAGGTCAAGACTAGTCCTCAGACAGCAGCTACAGCTTCTCAGACTTCTCCCCGGACTGCTGCGCCAGAACCAAGTAGCAAGCCATCACTTGAAcagaaatcatccaaatcatctgCTGACAAACCAGATTCAGCTATTGACCAACAGAGCTCACCAAAAGGTCCAACATCCAATCTAATCTCTCAATCAGAACCTGCTACACAGCCAACACCTCAATCACAACAAG GGACTTCAGAGCCCAAAGCAACCAGCCAGCCAGATTCAACTGCTTCATCGACTGCATCAGACAAACCTAATTCCCAGCCATCTGGTGATAAACCAGCATCCTAA
- the LOC135642039 gene encoding uncharacterized protein LOC135642039 isoform X1, whose product MAATVPPVAHVYFGKPMLPDVSRVLACLYEKDIAFELVDMYEGHRMPADILKLQATMRAPVPAFKDTDTFLLESRAICRYVSEKYAEHGNKYLLGRDLLDRGSIEQWLKTEEQSFNPPSWALVFHLAFAPLTNGNELDQSLVTESEKMLGNVLDVYEHRLRESKYLAGDEFTLADLSHLPNTHYLVNSRQWNHLFNSRKNIQRWWEKISNRPSWTKVVEMLNEVETPKSSAAEEVATAREAKISHLSQTPAAATASQTSPQSTPVVPQSTPEVKTSPQTAATASQASPQSTPVVPRSTPEVKTSPQTAATASQASPQSTPVVPRSTPEVKTSPQTAATASQASPQSTPVVPQSTPEVKTSPQTAATVSQASPQSTPVVPQSTPEVKTSPQTAATASQTSPRTAAPEPSSKPSLEQKSSKSSADKPDSAIDQQSSPKGPTSNLISQSEPATQPTPQSQQGDSSTAKPTSVTTQSNQKTDTPIDNSAPAGTSEPKATSQPDSTASSTASDKPNSQPSGDKPAS is encoded by the exons ATGGCTGCGACGGTGCCGCCGGTGGCGCATGTGTACTTTGGGAAGCCCATGCTGCCGGATGTGTCGAGGGTGCTTGCTTGCCTCTACGAGAAGGATATCGCCTTCGAGCTGGTGGACATGTATGAAGGCCACCGCATGCCTGCAGACATCCTCAAACTCCAG GCCACCATGAGAGCTCCTGTCCCAGCCTTCAAAGACACAGACACATTCTTACTAG AATCCAGAGCCATATGTCGCTATGTGTCAGAGAAGTATGCAGAGCATGGAAACAAGTACCTTCTCGGGAGGGATCTACTCGACAGGGGATCCATCGAGCAATGGCTGAAGACAGAGGAGCAGAGCTTCAACCCTCCGAGCTGGGCATTAGTCTTCCACTTAGCGTTCGCCCCCCTGACAAATGGCAATGAACTGGATCAATCACTGGTCACCGAGAGCGAGAAGATGCTGGGTAATGTCCTGGATGTGTATGAGCATAGGCTGAGAGAGAGCAAGTACCTTGCGGGCGATGAATTCACTCTGGCAGACCTGTCTCACCTCCCAAACACTCATTACCTTGTCAACTCTAGGCAGTGGAACCACCTGTTTAATTCGAGGAAGAACATCCAGAGGTGGTGGGAGAAGATCTCGAACAGGCCTTCGTGGACAAAGGTCGTGGAAATGCTGAATGAGGTTGAAACTCCAAAGTCATCTGCTGCTGAAGAAGTTGCCACGGCTCGAGAGGCCAAAATTAGTCATCTTTCTCAAACTCCTGCAGCAGCTACAGCTTCTCAGACAAGTCCTCAATCAACTCCAGTTGTTCCTCAATCGACTCCTGAGGTCAAGACTAGTCCTCAGACAGCAGCTACAGCTTCTCAGGCAAGTCCTCAATCAACTCCAGTTGTTCCTCGATCGACTCCTGAGGTCAAGACTAGTCCTCAGACAGCAGCTACAGCTTCCCAGGCAAGTCCTCAATCAACTCCAGTTGTTCCTCGATCGACTCCTGAGGTCAAGACTAGTCCTCAGACAGCAGCTACAGCTTCTCAGGCCAGTCCTCAATCAACTCCAGTTGTTCCTCAATCGACTCCTGAGGTCAAGACTAGTCCTCAGACAGCAGCTACAGTTTCCCAGGCAAGTCCTCAATCAACTCCAGTTGTTCCTCAATCGACCCCTGAGGTCAAGACTAGTCCTCAGACAGCAGCTACAGCTTCTCAGACTTCTCCCCGGACTGCTGCGCCAGAACCAAGTAGCAAGCCATCACTTGAAcagaaatcatccaaatcatctgCTGACAAACCAGATTCAGCTATTGACCAACAGAGCTCACCAAAAGGTCCAACATCCAATCTAATCTCTCAATCAGAACCTGCTACACAGCCAACACCTCAATCACAACAAGGTGATTCATCAACTGCTAAACCAACATCTGTTACCACTCAGTCAAACCAAAAAACAGATACTCCTATTGATAACTCTGCCCCCGCAGGGACTTCAGAGCCCAAAGCAACCAGCCAGCCAGATTCAACTGCTTCATCGACTGCATCAGACAAACCTAATTCCCAGCCATCTGGTGATAAACCAGCATCCTAA
- the LOC103990693 gene encoding cytoplasmic tRNA 2-thiolation protein 1 isoform X2: MDNNLFKPGERVAVAASGGKDSTVLAYVMSELNRRHNYGLDLFLLSVDEGITGYRDDSLETVKRNEIEYGLPLKVVSYKDLYGWTMDEIVKTIGLKNNCTFCGVFRRQALDRGAALLKADKLVTGHNADDIAETVLLNILRGDIARLSRCTFITTGEDGPIPRCKPFKYTYEKEIVMYAYFKKLDYFSTECIYSPNAYRGFAREFIKDLERMRPRAILDIIRSGENFRTATSTKMPEQGTCERCGYISSQKLCKACLLLEGLNRGLPKLGIGRARGTNGLNKRVEQRNLRSERTGSSIDSKQCGTLDF; the protein is encoded by the exons ATGGACAACAATCTGTTTAAACCTGGTGAGCGTGTTGCGGTTGCAGCTTCTGGAGGGAAAG ATTCAACTGTTCTTGCATATGTTATGTCAGAATTGAATCGTCGGCACAACTATGGCTTAGATCTTTTCCTTTTATCTGTTGATGAAGGCATTACGGGTTACAGGGATGACTCACTTGAAACTGTTAAAAGAAATGAAATCGAG TATGGGTTGCCACTGAAGGTGGTTTCTTACAAGGATTTGTATGGTTGGACAATGGATGAGATAGTGAAGACAATAGGCCTGAAAAACAATTGTACCTTTTGTGGAGTATTTCGCCGTCAG GCTCTAGATCGAGGTGCTGCGTTACTGAAAGCAGATAAGCTTGTTACTGGGCATAATGCAGATGATATTGCGGAGACTGTTCTACTGAATATTTTACGGGGTGACATTGCAAG GTTGAGTAGGTGTACTTTTATAACTACTGGTGAAGATGGACCTATTCCAAGATGCAAGCCTTTCAAGTACACATATGAGAAAGAGATTGTTAT gtatgcatatttcaagaagctggATTATTTCTCCACTGAAT GCATATATTCACCCAATGCTTATCGTGGGTTTGCTCGTGAATTTATTAAAGATTTGGAAAGAATGAG ACCAAGAGCTATTTTAGACATCATTAGATCAGGTGAGAATTTTAGAACAGCGACATCAACCAAGATGCCAGAGCAAGGAACATGTGAGCGTTGTGGTTATATTTCTAGCCAG AAGTTGTGTAAAGCATGCCTTTTGCTGGAGGGATTGAATCGAGGGCTACCAAAACTTGGTATTGGAAGAGCAAGAGGCACCAATGGTCTGAATAAGCGCGTTGAACAAAGAAATTTACGTTCAGAAAGGACTGGATCTAGTATAGACAGCAAACAATGCGGAACCCTTGACTTCTGA
- the LOC103990693 gene encoding cytoplasmic tRNA 2-thiolation protein 1 isoform X1, whose translation MEEGGATAKPRRATGRVCSTCNQRKAALKRPKTLEQICRECFYSVFEDEIHNVIMDNNLFKPGERVAVAASGGKDSTVLAYVMSELNRRHNYGLDLFLLSVDEGITGYRDDSLETVKRNEIEYGLPLKVVSYKDLYGWTMDEIVKTIGLKNNCTFCGVFRRQALDRGAALLKADKLVTGHNADDIAETVLLNILRGDIARLSRCTFITTGEDGPIPRCKPFKYTYEKEIVMYAYFKKLDYFSTECIYSPNAYRGFAREFIKDLERMRPRAILDIIRSGENFRTATSTKMPEQGTCERCGYISSQKLCKACLLLEGLNRGLPKLGIGRARGTNGLNKRVEQRNLRSERTGSSIDSKQCGTLDF comes from the exons ATGGAGGAAGGCGGCGCGACCGCGAAGCCGAGGAGAGCGACGGGGCGCGTGTGCTCCACTTGTAACCAGAGGAAGGCCGCGCTGAAGCGTCCCAAAACCCTAGAGCAG ATCTGTAGGGAATGCTTCTACAGCGTTTTTGAGGATGAGATACATAATGTTATCATGGACAACAATCTGTTTAAACCTGGTGAGCGTGTTGCGGTTGCAGCTTCTGGAGGGAAAG ATTCAACTGTTCTTGCATATGTTATGTCAGAATTGAATCGTCGGCACAACTATGGCTTAGATCTTTTCCTTTTATCTGTTGATGAAGGCATTACGGGTTACAGGGATGACTCACTTGAAACTGTTAAAAGAAATGAAATCGAG TATGGGTTGCCACTGAAGGTGGTTTCTTACAAGGATTTGTATGGTTGGACAATGGATGAGATAGTGAAGACAATAGGCCTGAAAAACAATTGTACCTTTTGTGGAGTATTTCGCCGTCAG GCTCTAGATCGAGGTGCTGCGTTACTGAAAGCAGATAAGCTTGTTACTGGGCATAATGCAGATGATATTGCGGAGACTGTTCTACTGAATATTTTACGGGGTGACATTGCAAG GTTGAGTAGGTGTACTTTTATAACTACTGGTGAAGATGGACCTATTCCAAGATGCAAGCCTTTCAAGTACACATATGAGAAAGAGATTGTTAT gtatgcatatttcaagaagctggATTATTTCTCCACTGAAT GCATATATTCACCCAATGCTTATCGTGGGTTTGCTCGTGAATTTATTAAAGATTTGGAAAGAATGAG ACCAAGAGCTATTTTAGACATCATTAGATCAGGTGAGAATTTTAGAACAGCGACATCAACCAAGATGCCAGAGCAAGGAACATGTGAGCGTTGTGGTTATATTTCTAGCCAG AAGTTGTGTAAAGCATGCCTTTTGCTGGAGGGATTGAATCGAGGGCTACCAAAACTTGGTATTGGAAGAGCAAGAGGCACCAATGGTCTGAATAAGCGCGTTGAACAAAGAAATTTACGTTCAGAAAGGACTGGATCTAGTATAGACAGCAAACAATGCGGAACCCTTGACTTCTGA
- the LOC103990693 gene encoding cytoplasmic tRNA 2-thiolation protein 1 isoform X3 gives MSELNRRHNYGLDLFLLSVDEGITGYRDDSLETVKRNEIEYGLPLKVVSYKDLYGWTMDEIVKTIGLKNNCTFCGVFRRQALDRGAALLKADKLVTGHNADDIAETVLLNILRGDIARLSRCTFITTGEDGPIPRCKPFKYTYEKEIVMYAYFKKLDYFSTECIYSPNAYRGFAREFIKDLERMRPRAILDIIRSGENFRTATSTKMPEQGTCERCGYISSQKLCKACLLLEGLNRGLPKLGIGRARGTNGLNKRVEQRNLRSERTGSSIDSKQCGTLDF, from the exons ATGTCAGAATTGAATCGTCGGCACAACTATGGCTTAGATCTTTTCCTTTTATCTGTTGATGAAGGCATTACGGGTTACAGGGATGACTCACTTGAAACTGTTAAAAGAAATGAAATCGAG TATGGGTTGCCACTGAAGGTGGTTTCTTACAAGGATTTGTATGGTTGGACAATGGATGAGATAGTGAAGACAATAGGCCTGAAAAACAATTGTACCTTTTGTGGAGTATTTCGCCGTCAG GCTCTAGATCGAGGTGCTGCGTTACTGAAAGCAGATAAGCTTGTTACTGGGCATAATGCAGATGATATTGCGGAGACTGTTCTACTGAATATTTTACGGGGTGACATTGCAAG GTTGAGTAGGTGTACTTTTATAACTACTGGTGAAGATGGACCTATTCCAAGATGCAAGCCTTTCAAGTACACATATGAGAAAGAGATTGTTAT gtatgcatatttcaagaagctggATTATTTCTCCACTGAAT GCATATATTCACCCAATGCTTATCGTGGGTTTGCTCGTGAATTTATTAAAGATTTGGAAAGAATGAG ACCAAGAGCTATTTTAGACATCATTAGATCAGGTGAGAATTTTAGAACAGCGACATCAACCAAGATGCCAGAGCAAGGAACATGTGAGCGTTGTGGTTATATTTCTAGCCAG AAGTTGTGTAAAGCATGCCTTTTGCTGGAGGGATTGAATCGAGGGCTACCAAAACTTGGTATTGGAAGAGCAAGAGGCACCAATGGTCTGAATAAGCGCGTTGAACAAAGAAATTTACGTTCAGAAAGGACTGGATCTAGTATAGACAGCAAACAATGCGGAACCCTTGACTTCTGA
- the LOC135642747 gene encoding uncharacterized protein LOC135642747 has translation MNKDKIFKLAKGFRGRAKNCIRIARERVEKALQYSYRDRRNKKRDMRSLWIERINAGARLHGVNYGNFMHGLMKENIQLNRKVLSELSMHEPYSFKALVDISSNAFPGNKGPKKDSSSIVA, from the exons ATGAACAAAGATAAGATTTTTAAGCTGGCAAAGGGATTCAGGGGGAGGGCGAAGAACTGCATCAGGATAGCTCGGGAGAGGGTGGAGAAGGCGCTGCAGTACTCCTACAGAGATCGCCGCAACAAAAAGAGAGATATGCGGTCTCTCTGGATCGAGCGCATCAATGCAGGCGCTCGGTTGCACGGG GTGAATTATGGTAATTTTATGCATGGGTTGATGAAGGAGAATATCCAACTGAACAGGAAAGTGCTGTCGGAGCTGTCGATGCATGAGCCATATAGCTTCAAGGCACTTGTGGACATTTCAAGCAATGCATTTCCAGGAAACAAAGGCCCCAAAAAGGATAGTTCATCCATTGTTGCATGA